The Deltaproteobacteria bacterium genomic interval TGCCGACCGCCCAGTTGCCTCGGTTGAAATCGGTGAGCACCGTGATGACCGTCGTGTCGAGCAGCGTGAGCCCGTTCGCGTACGGATCGGGGATGCGACCGAGATGGTCGATCAGGCCGGCGATCGCCTGGCCGAGGGCGAACGCGCGCGGCGGCAACCCGTCGTCCTCGTTCGAGTGCAGGTCCCAGTTCTGGCCCGACGAGATCGTGATCCCCGCGCACCCGAGCTGCCGCAGCCTCACGGCGAGCATCGCCTTCGCGCCGAGGTCGTTGCCGCCGCCATTGTTGTTGACGCCGAACGACGCGCGCAGCGCTCCGTTGCTCACGTTCGTGCCATCGACGTAGCGCCCCATCGACGCGTTCGTGCGGATGTCGAGCGCATCGTTGTTGAGCTGCTGCGCGATATCGACCGCTTTGCGCTGGAAGAACGGAATATCCTCCGGCTCCTTGTACTTCGTGCCGCGGTGGAACCGATCGGACAGCGTGTAGCGCAGTCGCTCGAGGCGAGCGGTCTCGTTGTCGGAAACCGCCGTCGACACGAGCGCCGACGTGATGTCCTGCACGTTGAGCGGCGACGAGATCTTGATCGGCGAGAACGTGCTCGAGATCTCGGAGCCGACGATCGTCGTCGGCGTGTCGTTGCCGATGTTCACGCACGGGATGTCGCGGAACGCGAACGACGCGTTGACCAGCGTGAGGATCCCCGGCTTGTTTTCCTGCGGCTCGTAGCCTGTGCACGCGACCGTCCGGCCCGTGCCGTGGTTGCCGGTCCGGTTGTGATGTTGACAGGTCGATACGAAGTTGAGCTTCGCGTTGATGTCCGGGTTGTCGAGCCCGGTGCCCTGCATCACCGCCGACAGCGGCACCGGCAGTCCGCTGATCTGACCGAACGGATTCGTGCCGCTGCCGACGGTGCCGTTGAACACCGCTTGCGTACGCGCGCCGCCGTTGAGCACGAAGAAAATGGCACCCGTCGACAGTGGCGATTGGACGATTGGAGCGGCGGACACCTTACGGCGCTTCCACACCCACGGCGCCCCGAGCGCCACGGCGGCGCCCGCGCCCAACCCGAGGAATCCTCTACGTGTCAGTCCCTTGGTCATCGCACACCTCAGTCCGTGCAAAGTGCGTCGCGGCAGTCGTTTGCGCGCGCTCAGTAAAACAAGAATCGGTTCGTCGTCAGCAGTGCCCGGCAGTGGCCGCGGCCCGCGCTTTCGATCGGAGAGACGTCATCGAACTCCGGATCGGCGAGGTGACTTTCGAAGTACGCGATCGATTCTTCGAGATCGGAGGTCGACGGCGCCGCGCCGAACGCTGCGCGGTACTGGTGGTTGATGATGTCGATGGGTTGAACGCTGGCGTCCGGAGGCGCGTTGCCGGGGAACATGGCGAACGCCGCGCGGTCGTAACACGCCTCGGCCACCGCCTTCTCGAGTTCGAGCACGTAGGCCGTGCCGACGAACGACGTGCGCCCCAGCGGTATCCGGTGTTCCATGCATCCGCCGAGCAGTCGGCAGTGCGGGTAGAACGTACCGTTCGCATTTCCCGTGTTCACGAACGCCTGCGAACCGGGGTCGGGCGCCGTGTAATCCCAGCTGCCGAAGTCGTGGCCCGTGATCCGCTCGATCGAGTACAGGATCGATTCGCCGTACATCAGCTTCATCGGGCCGTAGTAGAACAACAACGTCCGGTCACTTCCGTCGCCGCCGGGGTCGGGGTCTCCCCAGTCGTCGTCGTCGTCTCCGCCCCCGTGGCTGGTGACGAACCCGTTGCACGCCGCGAGCGCCGCCAGGGCGACCAGTAGCATGGATTTGAAGGTTGTCATCGGAACATCATCTCCTGCGTGTAGGCCGGCGAGGTCGTGATCTCGCGAATGAGCCAGTTGACGTCGTAGTTGTGCTCAATGAACCCCTTCGCCAGAGCGCGGCGCAGATCCGGGAAGTCGACTCCCGGCATGTTCTGGCCGATGAATCGGTACCAGTAGTGGTCCACCGTCGCCTCGGCGAACAGAGGCGACGACACGATCATTTCGATCGCGTCCTCGGGGGTCGCGCCGACGGACGACCAGAGCTGCGCGCTGCACACGATTCCGGGCCGCTCGCAGTTCGCCGGGTCGTAGTCGTAGACGTGGTAGTCGGGGTTGGTCTCGGCCTGCGACGCGGGAATGTTCGGATTGCGCAGCTGCCAGCCGTTCCACATGTTGCCCGCCGGCACCTCGCTCGCGAACGAATCGCGGCCGAGAAACAGGAAGAACGCGGCGTTCGCGCGGTCGGCCGCCGACGGAAACCGATTGAGGAACATCTGCGACTGCAACGCCCAGCGAACGAACTCCTGATAGCTCCAGCCTTCGGCGTAGACCCGGCGCAGCTGATCGCGGAACTCGAGGATGTGCGCGCGCTGCGAAAACTGCGTCGAGTTGCTAAACAGGAAGTGATCGGCGTCCTTGAGTAGATTGACCCACACGTAGGGGATCTCGCCCCCGGTGTGGTCCATCGGCCCCTTGGCCGCGAAGTAGTCGAACATCTCCGCCGGCGACATCGACGCGGTCGCTTCGATGTCCTCCGGCGTGGGAACGACGCCGGTGAGGTCGATTGAATACCGGCGGGCGAGTTGCTCCGGCGGCGCGAGCTGGACGTCCGCGCCGCGCTCGGCGAGGTAGGCGCGAATCAACTCCTCGATCGAGGAGCCTTCGACGGTGAGGGCGGGCCCGGCGATCCCGACCGCGAACGCGATGATGAGCCACTGACGTCGACGCATGATTGCCTCCGCCCCGAACGAGAGCGAATCACGTGCCAGCGGCAACTGGTGGAAACCGCGTCGCGCCTGGCGACTCGTGACGCCAGCACGCAACCGAGGTTGGGGGCCGAAGGTCGGCTGCGTTGGCCCCGCGGGCGAACGGAGGCCGACACGCGAGCGACGTATCGCGGTGTTGTCGGCCGCGCTCCGGTGGCCGTTGCCGGCACGGCATTCGCATTTCCGCGGCGCATGCGCATTCTGCCGACCACGATCGCGCTCGCCGCAGCGGTCGCGTGCAGCGGCGAGCTCACGCCCATCGACTCCTCCGAGCCCGGCGGCGGCGGCGCCGACGCGGGCGCCGGCGGCGCCGCAGCCATGTATCGTCCGGACATCCAGCGCGACCTCGAAGCGATGGGCTGCACGAGCGAGGCGTGTCACGGCGGCGGCAGCGTCCCGATGCCGGTGACCGCGGCGCCGGCGACCGACGACGCGTGGATGGCCAACTACAACCAGGTCAAGGCGCGCGCCGGGACCGCGACCGCCAGCCTGCTCATCGACAAGGCGACCGGCGCCGGCGGACACATCGCCGCCGTGCAGCCCGGCGACCCGATGCTCGATCGGTGGACCGAATGGATCGAACTCGGCACGCCGTACGAGCGTTCCACCGGCGGTGCCCCGGATGCGGGGACCGGCGCCGCCGACGCCGGCCCTGGGGCCACCGGGGACGCCGCACCGACGTTGACGTGGGAAGCCGACATCGGTCCGCTGATGCGCGCCCGCGGCTGCACCGACTGCCACGGCACGTCGGGGGCGTACTCGCTCGAGAACTACAGCGCCGCGCTCGGATTCGGCACCGACGAGCTGCCCAACGTGATCCCGGGCGACCCGCTGTCGCTGCTCGTCGTGTATTGCGAGCAAGGTCATCACGGCATGCCGTACGACGACGCGCTCAAGGTGCTGAGCTGGGTTGTCGACTTCGAAGCCGCCGAGCGCTGACGACCGGCGCTCGTCGGTCGCGCGGGCGGCCGTCTGCCGCGCCGCGGTCGCGCGCGGGCCGGGCATGGTCGCCGCGCGTCCCGACGCGCCGGTCGGGCAGTCGCCCGCCCGAGCGCCAGGGGGAGTTGGCGCCGATCAAGTGGCGGCACGACGCGGCGCGGTACACGCGGCGCGCGCTGCGCGAGTTGCGGGCGCTTGCCATCCTCGACGACCTCGGCGGCCTGTCGTGGCCGACCGGCAAGCTGCTGTTCGGCGTAGACGCCCCCGGCCCCCGCGACCCCGCCGAGCCGGAGATGTTCCTGTATCTCGACATCGGCGCGGCGACGCGGGGGCTCTTGCGCGAAAAGCGCCGCGCACTGGCCGCCTACCTGCAAGACCTGCGGCGCTCCGGCGCGCGCATCGAAGATCCGATCACGGTCGACGCGCTCGTGCGCCTCGAACCGCGCCTGGCCCGTCTCGCCGAGTTCCCGACGCGGTTGGACTTTTTGCTCGACCACCCGGCCGGCGGCCTCACATGGGTCGGCACGTACGGGCCGATGAGCCGCTTCGACGCGGCGTGCGACGACGGCATCGCGATCGTCGATCGCTACGGCTTCCCGCCGATGATCGTCGCGCGCCCGATGAAGGGCGGCCACTTCGGCGTGCTGCGGTTCATCGAGGTGTTCCGGCGCGACGACCCCGCCGACCGCGAGCGCGTCGCCGCCTGCAACCGCGCGCTGTGCGACGCGCTGCTCGATCACGGGTTCGTCATGTACAAGACGCCGGGCTGGGCAGTCGGCCGCTACCGGCAGCGGCTCGACCCGGGGTTCGCGCGGCTGTTGCGCGAAGTGCGCAACGTACTCGACCCGCACGGCATCCTGAACCCCGGACGGTGGAGTGTGTGACCGCGCCACCCGCGCGCACCGGTGATACGCTGACGCCGTGCCCGCGTGCCCCGAATGCAATACGTCGTATGACGGCGCGGAGGCCGCTTGCCCCCGCTGCGGGACGCCGGCGCCGCCGGCCGAGCCGCGCGATCCACTCGTGGGGCGCACGCTCGCCGGCAAGTACCGAGTCGTATCGGTTCTCGGCGAGGGCGGAATGGGCCGCGTCTACCGAGCCGAGCACGCGACGCTCGGCGTCGACGTGGTGATCAAGACGCTGCACGCGCACATGGCCGCCGACGCCGAGATCGTGCAGCGCTTCTTTCGCGAGGCGCAGTCGGCGTCGCGCCTGCGCCACCCGAACTGCATCGACATTCTCGACTTCGGGGAGTCGGACGGCACGGTGTACATGGCGATGGAGTTTCTGCGCGGCGACAACCTCGCGGACGCCCTGCCGAAGCGGGCCGGTTTCCGCCTCCGCGCGCGGTTCACGTCGCGAGCCAGGTGCTGTCCGTGATCGAGGCGGCGCACCGGCTCGGCATCGTCCACCGCGACCTCAAACCCGAGAACATCATGATCGAGGACCTGCCGACGCAGCGGGACTTCGTCAAGGTGCTCGACTTCGGCATCGCGAAGGTACTCGACCCGATCGGCGGCGCGCGGCTGACGCAGACCGGGGTCGTCGTCGGCACGCCGGCGTACATGGCGCCGGAACAGGCGATGGGACAGCGCGTCGACGAACGCAGCGACCTGTACTCGATCGGCGTGATCTGTTTCGAGCTGTTGTCGGGCCGCCTGCCGTTCGACGCCGACACCCCCGCTGCGTTTCTGGCGGCCCACGCCTACCAGGAGCCGCCGCCGCTCATCACCGTGCGGCCGGACCTGCCGCCCAAGCTGGCGGCGGCCGTCGACCGCGCGCTCGCCAAGTCCCCGCGCGATCGCTATCAGACCGCCGCCGAGATGCAGCGCGCCCTCGAAGACGCCATCGCCGGCGCCCCCGCGACCGCGACCGCGCCGCTGCCCACCGCCACCGCCGCGCTCGCGCCGGCCGCGCCGCGGCTCACCGGGTCGCCGTGCAGCCGGTGTGGCGAGCCGATGCCGCCCGGCGCGAAGTTCTGCCCGGAGTGCGGCGCGACGACCGGCCGCGCGACGCGCGCCCCCACCGCGGACGACGCGCGGTTTGCCGAGCTGCGCCGCGTGCTGCCGTCGACGCTCATCGACGAGATCGTCCAGATGGCGCCCGCCGAGCGCACGGAGCGGCGCGACATCGCGGTGTTGTCCATCGAAGCCGGGGGGCCGGCGCTGTACGACGCGGACCCGGCCGACGCCGAGCGCACGGGCGCCGACCTCGACCGCGCGGTACGCGATGCCGCCGGGCGCCGCGGCGGATTGGTCGCCCAGCGCCAGGACGGCGGCTATACGGTCGCGTTCGGCGTCCGGACCACCGGCGGCGACGACGCCGAGCGCGCCGTGCTCACCGCATTCGACATCCGCGACTGGGTGGCCGACGGCAACCGCACGCGACACGCGCGGCTCGAAGTGTCCGCCGCGGTTCACGTCGGCCCGGCGCGCGTCACGGCGGGGCCGGGAGCCGCGTCGTACACCGCGATCGGCGACACGGTGGCGCTGCCGGCGGCGCTGGCCCGCGCCGTGGAGCCCGGTGCGGTCGTGGTGTCCGACGCGGCGCGGGACCTGGTGCGCGGTGCGATCCGCACGCACGCGCGCGCGGCCGTCCGCGTGCGCGGCCACGCCGGCGCCGTCGGGGTTCACGAGGCGATCGAGCCGCTGGCCGACGCCGATCGAGCGCCCGCGGTGGACGCCGACGCGGCCGGGTTTGTCGCGCTGCCCGACCCGCCGCTCGTCGGCCGTCGCGATCTGATCGCCGCCGTCGGCGCGCGCGCGCGCGACGCGGCTGCCGGCGCCGGCGCATTCGTCCACCTCACCGGTGAGCCGGGCTGCGGCAAGACGCGCGCGCTCACCGAACTCGCGGCGCAGCTCGCGCGCGCCGGCGCGTGCGTCGTGCGCACGACCGCGCGGCCGGGCGCCGACGGCCGCGCGCGCGTCGTCGCCGACGTCGTCGCAGGCGTCGGCGGCACCGAAGGTGGCCTCCGCGCGCTGGGCGTCGACGCCGGCGCGTTGCGAATCCTGACCGCGTGCGTGCGCGGAATAGACGCCACGGAACCGATTCCTGCGGGCGATCGCGCGGGCGCGTTGGCCGCCGCCGTCCGCGACGCGATCGAGCGCCGAGCGCGGCACGGCGTCGTCGCGGTGCTCGTCGACGACGCGCATTGGGCCGACCCGCCGGTCGCGCACTTGCTGGCCGCGTGGGCGGCGGATCCGCCGGCCGGCGCGCTGATCGTGACCGCCGCACGCGATGGACACGCGCTGCCGTGGAGCAACGAGGGCGGGCACGGCACGGTCGTCGCGCCGGCCGGCGTTGCGATCGTGCGCGTCGAACCGCTGACTCCCGACGAGATCGCCGCGATCGCGTCGCACCTGTTGGCGCCGAACGCTCCACCCGCCGCGGTGCGCGCGGTCGCCGAGCGCGCAGGCGGATCGCCGCGCATGGCGATCGACCTGGTCCATCGCCTGATCGAGACCGGCGCACTGCGCGCGCGCGACGGTCGTTGGCATCTGACGGTTGCGCCAGAAACCATATCGCTGCCCGACACGGCCGCCGCGCTATTTGCCGCGCGCATCGACGCTTTGCCCGCATACACGCGCGACGTCCTCGCCTGCGCAGCGGTGTGCGGCGACGACATGCCGGTGGCGATCGTCACGGCGGTCATGGCCGGCGTCCGCGACATCCCGATCGACCGCGACCTCGCCCTGTTGCGCACGCGCGGCCTGCTGCACGACGCCGGTGGTCGCGTCCGCTTCCCGGACGGGCGCATCCGCGACCTCGTGTACGAGCGCCTTCCCGACGGCACGCGCCGCGCGCTCCATCGCGCGATCGCGCGAGCGATCGACGCGTCCCGCGATACCGGTGTGCCGCCCGAGGTCGCCGCGTCGCACTACGCGAAAGCCGGCGACGACGACCTCGCCGTGCAGCGCTACATCGAGGCGCGCGACGCCGCGGCGAGCGCTCCGGCGCGCCGGGCGGCGATCCTGCGCGGGCTCGCCGACGCGGCGCGCGCGGGCCTGTCGGGGCCGAGCGCGCTCGCGCGCAACCGGACGTTGGCCGAGGCCAGCATCGAACTCGGCGAGTTGCTCGTCGACGCCGGAGACTTGGACGCCGCCGCGCGCGCGCTGGCCGAGGGCCTGGCGTGCGCGCAGATGGACGATGCGCCCGACTTGATCGCGCGCGCCAAACGCGGGCGCGGCCGGGCCCGCGTCGCCGCCGGCAAGGTCGACGAGGCGCTGCGCGACCTGCAGTCGGCGGCGCAACTCGCGAGCGGCCTGCGCGACCGGTCGCTCGCCGCGGACATACACATCGATCTGGGCGAAGCGCACGAGCGCCGCGGCGCGCTCGACGAGGCGACCAGGCACTTGCTGCACGCCCTCGAGCTCGCGCAGACCGGCGATGCCGCGGCGCTGCGGCGCGCCGCCCTGCGCGCACTCGCCGCGCTCGGCCGCGTTCGCCTGCGCAGCGGCGATCCGGCCGGCTCGGAGCGGTTCTTGCTTCGGGCGCTCGAACTCGCGCAAGCGGACGGGGAGCACGCGATCGCGGCGCGCGTGCTCGGCAACCTGGCCGCGGTCCACCACGCGCGCGGCGACGCCCGGACGGCGCGGGCACTCGCCGAGCGGTCGCTCGCGATGGCGCGCGACTGCGGCGATCGGATCGGGGTCGCGCGCCAACACGTCAACCTCGCATCGGTGTGCGCCGCGCTCGGCGACGCCGCCGCGGCGCGCCAGCACGCGGAAGACGCCTACGCCGCGGCGCGCGCCGCGGGCTGGCGCGAAGGCATGGCCGCGGCGGCCGCCGCGCGCCGGTGACCCCGCCGGCCCCGCGGCGGGGTATACTGAGGCGGGACGCACGTGAGCGGGGGACTGCAGCGAGGCGCCGCGGCTGCGGCGCGCGACTTGGCTCGACTGCGGCGCGGCGACGGAGCCGATGCCGCCGATGCGGTCGCCCAAGAGCGGATCGCGCTCGCGACCGAGCTATTTCGCACGGCCGACAAGCTCGCACGCGCGCAGCGCACGTACCGCCGCGGCCACCCGATGCTCGAAACGCTGGTCGACGAATGGGTCGCGGCGCTGCACGCGATAACCGACCGGTACGACCGCGTGCGGTTCGCGCTCGGCCCCACGTCGATTGCACTCGACGGATACGACGTGCATCAGACCGACCGGGTCGATGACAACATCTGGTTTCCGCTGTTCGGCGATGGGGTCCGGTCGATGTCGTTCGACGGCGAGTTCGATCGCGCCGGGGCGTTTACGCTGTTCGAGATCCTCGCGCGCGTCGGAGATCGCAAGTCGTTCGAGGCTTTCGCCGACGAGGACGACTCGGTCACCCTGCTGTGGGAGGCGGACATCCCCGGCCTGTCGTTCGTCGCGACGAGCAGCCGCAGCGAGGGTGCCGCCGACGAAGACGACGAGCAGCTCGCTCGCGTGCGCGAGATGATCCGCCTCAGCACGCTCAAGGAGCTGGCCGGCGCGGCGCTCACCGGACGAGCGTACGCCGAGGGCGAGGTCGTCCGGCGGATGCACAAGGTCAACCTGTCGTCGGCCGACATGATGTTTCTGCGCGCGGAAAACCTCGCGGCCCTCGACGAGCTGCCCGCGTCACCGCGCGACGCGCTCGCCGACCTGATGCGCATCGCGCGCGACGACGCGGACGCGATGGCGCGCGCGATCGGCGACGACCCGGCGCTGGCAGACCGGTTCCGCGCGGCGGTGCTCGCGGCTCTCGACGTCGCGCTCGACGCCGGGGACGTGCGCGCCCTGGTGCGCGCGGTCGAGTTGGTGGTGGATGCGCACGCACGGCGCGACCAATGGACGGCGGTCGCCGCGCTCGTCGCCGCGACCGCCGAGTTGCGACGGCGGCGGCGGGCCGAGGGGGTGCCCGATGCGGTCGCAGACGCGCTGAACGCCCCAGTCGTATCGCGGGCGGCTGCGGTCGCCGCGGTCGGCGCGCTCGCAAGCGAGGCCGCCGACCCGGATGCACTCCTCGCCGTGCTCGACGGCATGAGCGACGACGACGCGGGCGCCGCCGCCGAACGAACGGCGGCGATCGCGAACGGAACGCTCAGGCGCCGCGCGATCGGCATCTGCCTGCGCCGCGGTCGCGGTGCCGTCGACGCCGTGGCGGCACAGATTGCCGCGTGGCCGGCGGATGCGGCGCTCGACGCACTGGCGGAACTCGCGGAGTGGGGCGGCGACGGTGCCGTGCGC includes:
- a CDS encoding DUF1501 domain-containing protein; this encodes MTKGLTRRGFLGLGAGAAVALGAPWVWKRRKVSAAPIVQSPLSTGAIFFVLNGGARTQAVFNGTVGSGTNPFGQISGLPVPLSAVMQGTGLDNPDINAKLNFVSTCQHHNRTGNHGTGRTVACTGYEPQENKPGILTLVNASFAFRDIPCVNIGNDTPTTIVGSEISSTFSPIKISSPLNVQDITSALVSTAVSDNETARLERLRYTLSDRFHRGTKYKEPEDIPFFQRKAVDIAQQLNNDALDIRTNASMGRYVDGTNVSNGALRASFGVNNNGGGNDLGAKAMLAVRLRQLGCAGITISSGQNWDLHSNEDDGLPPRAFALGQAIAGLIDHLGRIPDPYANGLTLLDTTVITVLTDFNRGNWAVGTGFNGNQGSDHRTGEDKTAMQCIPIIGGGLPGGAFLGEVGGDGSPVGASPVYETRQVLATVLDLMGVPTDTYFPGIRPITEDLLA
- a CDS encoding DUF1549 domain-containing protein: MRRRQWLIIAFAVGIAGPALTVEGSSIEELIRAYLAERGADVQLAPPEQLARRYSIDLTGVVPTPEDIEATASMSPAEMFDYFAAKGPMDHTGGEIPYVWVNLLKDADHFLFSNSTQFSQRAHILEFRDQLRRVYAEGWSYQEFVRWALQSQMFLNRFPSAADRANAAFFLFLGRDSFASEVPAGNMWNGWQLRNPNIPASQAETNPDYHVYDYDPANCERPGIVCSAQLWSSVGATPEDAIEMIVSSPLFAEATVDHYWYRFIGQNMPGVDFPDLRRALAKGFIEHNYDVNWLIREITTSPAYTQEMMFR
- a CDS encoding FAD-binding oxidoreductase gives rise to the protein MAPIKWRHDAARYTRRALRELRALAILDDLGGLSWPTGKLLFGVDAPGPRDPAEPEMFLYLDIGAATRGLLREKRRALAAYLQDLRRSGARIEDPITVDALVRLEPRLARLAEFPTRLDFLLDHPAGGLTWVGTYGPMSRFDAACDDGIAIVDRYGFPPMIVARPMKGGHFGVLRFIEVFRRDDPADRERVAACNRALCDALLDHGFVMYKTPGWAVGRYRQRLDPGFARLLREVRNVLDPHGILNPGRWSV